From Populus trichocarpa isolate Nisqually-1 chromosome 19, P.trichocarpa_v4.1, whole genome shotgun sequence, a single genomic window includes:
- the LOC7491036 gene encoding YTH domain-containing protein ECT2 — MAAVPSATDKAAGLLENLSLDSQTKTAGNPAPATKDFYGDNGNFIYNQGYGYAPFGTYLPPNSPIPTMGYDGQLYGAQQQYQYPGSFYQPSTSAGLFYPSNQPNHSQGHVASSGTADKVPFSAGTATRNSNNKVNAGSVNRSNGPAAGAGFSSTLNTHPTRPISGMDQASGYMNLMNPNNRMYGQYGNRMYGQYGSRAGADFGSYAYNSWTNGRGWVVVDNKYKSRGHGYGNENRDGLNELNRGPRAKSFRNHKEFGAVTQTAEGQNLPLSESNRDENLLQIPDREQYNKEDFPEEYSDAKFFVIKSFSEDDVHKSIKYSVWTSTPNGNKKLDAAYKQGKENPGDCPVFLLFSVNTSGQFVGLAEMVGPVDFNKTVEYWQQDKWTGCFPLKWHIIKDVPNGCLRHITLENNENKPVTNSRDTQEVIFEKGVQILKIFKDHKGKTSILDDFSFYAGRERIMQEKRAKHNIHKQISEGKSAAIGKESLQTDAASIKEPAGATPLESVKMNGEVNGKEENGSDLTVENSGRDATSAVSSENVAPNVVASAC, encoded by the exons ATGGCAGCTGTTCCTTCTGCTACTGACA AAGCTGCAGGTTTGCTAGAGAACTTGTCATTAGATTCTCAGACCAAGACTGCTGGAAATCCTGCACCTGCTACGAAG GATTTCTATGGCGATAATGGAAACTTCATTTATAACCAAGGCTATGGTTATGCGCCTTTTGGAACATATCTGCCTCCAAATTCACCCATTCCTACCATGGGATATGATGGCCAGCTATATGGGGCACAGCAGCAGTACCAGTATCCTGGTTCTTTTTACCAGCCGTCAACTTCTGCAGGCTTGTTCTACCCCTCTAACCAGCCCAATCACTCTCAAGGGCATGTAGCATCCTCAGGTACAGCTGACAAAGTACCTTTTTCTGCTGGTACTGCTACAAGAAACTCCAATAACAAAGTGAATGCTGGAAGTGTAAATAGAAGCAACGGACCAGCAGCTGGTGCAGGGTTCTCATCAACACTG AACACTCATCCTACAAGACCAATATCTGGCATGGACCAAGCATCTGGGTACATGAACTTGATGAATCCAAACAACAGGATGTATGGTCAATATGGAAACAGGATGTATGGTCAATATGGAAGCAGAGCTGGTGCTGATTTTGGATCTTATGCCTATAACTCATGGACAAATGGACGTGGGTGGGTGGTTGTTGATAACAAGTACAAATCCAGGGGCCATGGCTATGGAAATGAGAACCGGGATGGTTTGAATGAGCTAAATAGAGGACCGAGGGCCAAGAGTTTCAGGAACCACAAGGAATTTGGAGCTGTCACACAAACAGCAGAGGGGCAGAACCTCCCATTGTCCGAGAGTAATAGGGATGAGAATTTGCTCCAAATTCCAGACAGGGAACAGTACAATAAGGAAGACTTTCCTGAAGAATACTCAGATGCAAAGTTCTTTGTTATTAAATCATTCAGTGAGGATGATGTCCACAAGAGCATCAAATATAGTGTGTGGACAAGCACGCCTAACGGGAATAAGAAGCTGGATGCTGCATATAAACAGGGCAAAGAGAATCCTGGTGACTGTCCTGTATTTCTGTTATTCTCA GTCAACACCAGTGGGCAATTTGTTGGTTTGGCAGAGATGGTGGGGCCTGTTGATTTTAACAAAACTGTTGAGTACTGGCAGCAGGACAAGTGGACCGGTTGCTTTCCTTTAAAGTGGCATATTATTAAGGATGTTCCAAATGGTTGTTTGAGGCATATTACActtgaaaacaatgaaaacaagCCTGTGACCAATAGTAGGGATACCCAAgag GTTATCTTTGAGAAGGGTGttcaaattcttaaaatattcaaGGATCACAAGGGAAAGACATCAATCCTggatgattttagtttttatgcaGGTCGTGAAAGAATCATGCAGGAAAAAAGGGCCAAGCACAATATTCACAAGCAG ATTTCAGAGGGGAAGTCTGCTGCGATTGGGAAAGAGAGTTTGCAAACAGATGCAGCCTCCATAAAGGAACCAGCTGGTGCTACACCACTTGAATCTGTGAAGATGAATGGAGAGGTAAACGGGAAAGAAGAGAATGGATCAGATTTAACTGTTGAAAACTCTGGCAGGGATGCTACATCCGCTGTATCATCTGAAAACGTTGCTCCAAATGTGGTTGCAAGTGCCTGCTAA